In one Nocardia tengchongensis genomic region, the following are encoded:
- the gmk gene encoding guanylate kinase, with protein sequence MVEHTRKGRLVVLVGPSAVGKSTVVRCVRERLPELVFSVSATTRAPRPGEVDGQDYHFVTRDRFDAMIDGGEMLEWADIHGGLQRSGTPAAPVREALASGHHVLIEVDLEGARSIRKTMPEGLLVFLAPPSWDELVSRLTSRGTESPEVIERRLQTARTELAACDEFDIVIVNDHVTSACEQLVSLFVSTNSGS encoded by the coding sequence GTGGTCGAACACACTCGGAAGGGTCGACTGGTAGTACTGGTCGGCCCCTCGGCCGTCGGCAAGTCCACCGTCGTGCGCTGCGTACGCGAACGACTGCCCGAATTGGTATTCAGTGTGTCGGCCACCACCCGGGCTCCGCGGCCCGGGGAGGTCGACGGTCAGGACTACCACTTCGTCACCCGCGACAGGTTCGACGCCATGATCGATGGCGGCGAAATGCTCGAATGGGCCGATATCCACGGTGGACTGCAGCGGTCGGGCACCCCGGCCGCACCCGTGCGGGAAGCGCTCGCCTCCGGACACCACGTCCTGATCGAGGTCGACCTCGAAGGCGCGCGCTCGATCCGCAAGACCATGCCCGAAGGCCTGCTGGTCTTCCTGGCCCCACCCAGCTGGGACGAGCTGGTGTCCCGCCTGACCTCGCGCGGGACCGAATCGCCCGAGGTCATCGAGCGCCGGCTGCAGACCGCGCGCACCGAATTGGCCGCCTGTGACGAGTTCGACATCGTCATCGTGAACGACCACGTGACCAGCGCCTGCGAGCAGTTGGTATCGTTGTTCGTTAGCACAAATTCGGGGTCCTGA
- the mihF gene encoding integration host factor, actinobacterial type, with translation MALPQLTDEQRAAALEKAAAARRARAELKERLKRGGTDLKTVLADAEKDEVLGKMKVSALLEALPKVGKVKAAEIMSELEIAPTRRLRGLGDRQRKALLARFDFSAD, from the coding sequence GTGGCCCTTCCCCAGCTGACTGACGAGCAGCGCGCCGCTGCTTTGGAGAAGGCGGCTGCCGCTCGCCGCGCTCGGGCGGAGCTCAAGGAGCGCTTGAAGCGTGGTGGCACCGATCTGAAGACGGTCCTTGCGGACGCCGAGAAGGACGAAGTCCTCGGCAAGATGAAGGTTTCGGCGCTGCTCGAGGCCCTGCCGAAGGTTGGCAAGGTCAAGGCGGCCGAGATCATGAGCGAGCTCGAGATCGCTCCCACCCGCCGCCTGCGCGGACTGGGCGACCGGCAGCGTAAGGCGCTGCTGGCCCGGTTCGACTTCAGCGCCGATTAA
- the rpoZ gene encoding DNA-directed RNA polymerase subunit omega, with protein MSTDLKTVPAYDTPVGLTNPPIDELLERTSSKYALVIYAAKRARQINDYYNQLGDGILEYVGPLVEPGLQEKPLSVAMREIHADLLEHSEGE; from the coding sequence GTGAGTACGGACCTCAAGACCGTTCCCGCCTACGACACTCCGGTCGGCCTCACCAACCCGCCGATCGACGAACTGCTGGAGCGGACTTCGTCCAAGTACGCGCTGGTCATCTACGCGGCCAAGCGCGCGCGGCAGATCAACGATTACTACAACCAGCTCGGCGACGGCATTCTCGAATACGTCGGTCCGCTGGTCGAGCCGGGTCTGCAGGAGAAGCCGCTGTCGGTGGCCATGCGCGAGATCCACGCCGACCTGCTCGAGCACTCCGAAGGCGAGTAA